Proteins from a single region of Chanodichthys erythropterus isolate Z2021 chromosome 13, ASM2448905v1, whole genome shotgun sequence:
- the LOC137034281 gene encoding uncharacterized protein, whose protein sequence is MDIEGYPELVPQEIGLLILANNGPKVPQIIQLLDWAEEPEQYVMVLERPPHCENLIEFLDRHEGTITEDIASVIIKQATLAAQTCCQRGVLHRDIKLENLLINPDSLDVKLIDFGCGEILTDAGYTSFAGTKEYCPPEFEINGEYHGEPATVWSLGILMFALLCGKFPKSEDLDEFDENTWTKDGLSQGEIFILRTLRVGVKFKVIIGLLLSFFTECCELLCSLLQRSPEKRLELDNICLHNWFQYFNQQSEVKEIININSCSYEIGGKLGEGGFGSVYAGIRLTDGHEVALKFADSVAIGWMDIEGYPELVPQEIGLLILANNGPKVPQIIQLLDWAEEPEQYVMVLERPPHCENLIEFLDRHEGTITEDIASVIIKQATLAAQTCCQRGVLHRDIKLENLLINPDSLDVKLIEFGSGEILTDAGYTFFAGTKEYCPPEFEINGEYHGEPATVWSLGILMFALLCGKFPESEDLDELDENTWTKDGLSQECCELLCSLLQTDPEQRIELKNVSAHNWFKYFIY, encoded by the exons ATGGACATT GAGGGCTATCCTGAACTTGTTCCACAGGAGATCGGTCTCCTAATTCTGGCCAATAATGGCCCCAAGGTTCCCCAAATCATCCAGCTCTTGGACTGGGCGGAGGAGCCTGAACAATACGTTATGGTTCTAGAGCGGCCTCCACACTGTGAGAACTTGATTGAATTTCTAGACCGTCACGAAGGCACCATCACAGAGGACATAGCATCAGTTATCATAAAGCAGGCAACACTGGCAGCTCAGACATGCTGCCAACGGGGAGTGCTGCACCGCGACATCAAATTAGAAAACCTGCTAATTAACCCCGACAGCCTGGACGTCAAACTAATTGACTTTGGGTGTGGCGAAATCCTGACTGATGCAGGATACACGTCCTTTGCTG GAACAAAAGAGTACTGCCCCCCAGAATTTGAGATAAACGGAGAGTATCACGGGGAACCAGCGACAGTTTGGTCCCTCGGGATACTCATGTTTGCTCTGCTGTGCGGGAAGTTTCCGAAGTCAGAAGACTTGGATGAGTTCGATGAAAACACCTGGACCAAAGATGGCTTGTCACAAGGTGAGATCTTCATTTTAAGAACACTT AGAGTGGGTGTGAAGTTTAAGGTAATAATTGGACTTCTCTTATCGTTCTTCACAGAATGCTGTGAATTACTTTGCTCTCTCCTGCAAAGAAGCCCAGAGAAGCGGCTTGAATTGGACAACATCTGTCTCCATAACTGGTTTCAGTACTTTAATCAGCAGTCTGAGGTTAAGGAGATTATCA ACATCAATTCATGCAGCTATGAAATTGGAGGGAAGCTCGGTGAAGGAGGCTTCGGAAGCGTTTATGCAGGGATTCGCTTGACAGATGGCCATGAG GTGGCGCTGAAATTCGCTGACAGTGTGGCTATAGGATGGATGGACATT GAGGGCTATCCTGAACTCGTTCCACAGGAGATCGGTCTGCTAATTCTGGCCAACAATGGCCCCAAGGTTCCCCAAATCATCCAGCTCTTGGACTGGGCGGAGGAGCCTGAACAATACGTTATGGTTCTAGAGCGGCCTCCACACTGTGAGAACTTGATTGAATTTCTAGACCGTCACGAAGGCACCATCACAGAGGACATAGCATCAGTTATCATAAAGCAGGCAACACTGGCAGCTCAGACATGCTGCCAACGGGGAGTGCTGCACCGCGACATCAAATTAGAAAACCTGCTAATTAACCCCGACAGCCTGGACGTCAAACTAATTGAATTTGGGTCTGGCGAAATCCTGACTGATGCAGGATACACGTTCTTTGCTG GAACAAAAGAGTACTGCCCCCCAGAATTTGAGATAAACGGAGAGTATCACGGGGAACCAGCGACAGTTTGGTCCCTCGGGATACTCATGTTTGCTCTGCTGTGCGGGAAGTTTCCGGAGTCAGAAGACTTGGATGAGCTCGATGAAAACACCTGGACCAAAGATGGCTTGTCACAAG